A genomic segment from Luteolibacter ambystomatis encodes:
- a CDS encoding type I phosphomannose isomerase catalytic subunit, with translation MAPITFTPLYMDRVWGGRELERVYGRALPDTTTPFGEAWEIVDRDPEQSVVNFGAYAGKSLHELWTQHREKIFGAGLPGSERFPILIKILDSRDDLSIQVHPPVHLAAELGGEPKTEMWVIAAADAGAKLYVGLRNGVTRGHFETAIAHGTVAEVVHAIAPQVGESIFIPSGRLHAIGAGLLIHEIQQNSDTTYRVFDWNRMGLDGKPRALHVEQSLASIDFEDFEPGMDVPQGEVLAECEYFRTSRRALVDGDLIANPDPERFSIVGVVEGALVSTDNRRFVKGDYILQPKGAPPLVAEGDAVVLQVEMPK, from the coding sequence GTGGCTCCCATTACCTTCACCCCTCTCTACATGGACCGCGTCTGGGGCGGCCGTGAATTGGAACGCGTCTATGGCCGTGCGCTGCCGGATACCACGACGCCGTTTGGTGAGGCCTGGGAAATCGTGGACCGCGATCCGGAGCAATCGGTGGTGAACTTCGGAGCCTACGCTGGCAAGTCCCTGCACGAACTGTGGACGCAACATCGTGAGAAAATCTTTGGCGCGGGACTGCCGGGCTCGGAGCGTTTCCCGATCCTGATCAAGATCCTCGATTCCCGGGATGACCTCTCCATCCAGGTGCATCCGCCGGTTCATCTGGCGGCGGAGCTCGGCGGTGAACCGAAGACGGAGATGTGGGTGATCGCCGCCGCCGATGCAGGTGCGAAGCTGTATGTGGGACTGAGGAATGGAGTCACACGCGGGCATTTCGAAACCGCCATCGCCCATGGCACCGTCGCGGAGGTCGTACATGCCATCGCGCCACAGGTTGGCGAATCGATCTTCATCCCCTCCGGCCGCCTGCATGCGATCGGCGCGGGCCTGCTGATCCATGAGATCCAACAGAACTCGGACACCACCTACCGCGTGTTCGACTGGAACCGCATGGGTCTCGATGGCAAGCCGCGCGCGCTGCACGTGGAGCAATCGCTGGCGAGCATCGACTTCGAGGACTTCGAGCCGGGCATGGATGTGCCGCAGGGTGAGGTGCTGGCGGAGTGTGAATATTTCCGCACTTCGCGCCGCGCGCTGGTGGATGGCGATCTGATCGCAAATCCCGATCCTGAGCGTTTCAGCATCGTCGGCGTGGTGGAAGGTGCGTTGGTCAGCACGGATAACCGGCGCTTCGTGAAGGGGGACTACATTCTCCAACCGAAAGGCGCGCCGCCGCTGGTGGCGGAGGGTGATGCGGTGGTGTTACAGGTGGAGATGCCGAAGTAG